The Candidatus Aegiribacteria sp. genome has a window encoding:
- a CDS encoding radical SAM protein produces MIISPPVITPSEPPSGAFLLAAGLKARGISAGFLDLSLEFFNHIFEKVPEGRGYPAVKSALAYLRNNPNYPPGQHRTISGVLNSALKSFSKGYPGWKISLMDLTPPSEVHKPEELLRICKQEETPFSGFWEEYLLPILQKHLPKTVLLSLSYLSQLSAGIDLALFLKSNGYHMITGGSLLNSLDQTGKGFDLLHRVFPETILGDGSLLQEIETSDNSLLSRLSWPHMLNPWQYISGSPVIPYALSTGCFWNKCLFCPDRKRELSIFGKDVFEKFISTVPTEVMKRQPVIHLLDSTIPKKALLHLLPALKENNLDFYGFIRPEKWVADQSDMLADNGCLMLQLGAESGSHSLLDRFNKGIDPETSLEVIRSCAGSGIRTYVYMLLGLPGETFEDLNASVSFLQEAGNSIDFINFSIFNLPTNCELSDRADEFGIELVYDNASEEVIRLYMPFLHEERNPRIMARDYITEEFSRLPSISEALLRTPKWFRTSHFPLIEIPGRISHEAGSE; encoded by the coding sequence ATGATAATATCACCTCCGGTAATCACTCCTTCCGAACCGCCATCAGGCGCTTTCCTGCTTGCAGCGGGACTGAAAGCCAGAGGAATCAGTGCAGGATTTCTTGACCTGTCACTGGAGTTCTTCAACCATATCTTTGAGAAAGTACCCGAGGGCAGAGGCTATCCCGCTGTTAAATCTGCACTTGCCTACCTCAGGAACAACCCGAATTATCCCCCCGGACAGCACCGAACAATTTCCGGTGTCCTGAATTCTGCTTTAAAGTCGTTTTCAAAAGGCTATCCAGGGTGGAAAATTTCCCTGATGGATCTTACTCCACCTTCCGAAGTGCATAAACCAGAGGAACTGCTGAGAATCTGCAAGCAGGAAGAAACACCATTTTCAGGATTCTGGGAAGAATACCTGCTGCCGATTCTCCAGAAGCATCTTCCGAAAACCGTTCTTCTTTCCCTTTCCTATCTTTCACAGCTTTCCGCAGGAATAGATCTGGCTCTATTCCTTAAATCAAACGGATACCACATGATCACCGGAGGATCACTGCTGAACAGCCTTGATCAAACAGGAAAAGGATTTGATCTCCTGCACAGAGTGTTTCCTGAAACTATCCTCGGAGATGGTTCGCTGCTTCAGGAAATAGAAACCTCGGATAACTCACTGTTAAGCAGATTATCATGGCCGCATATGTTGAATCCGTGGCAGTACATATCCGGAAGCCCAGTTATTCCATACGCGTTATCAACAGGGTGTTTCTGGAATAAGTGTCTTTTCTGTCCAGACAGAAAAAGAGAACTTTCAATCTTCGGGAAAGATGTCTTCGAGAAATTCATCTCAACTGTTCCGACGGAGGTTATGAAACGTCAACCGGTTATTCATTTACTCGACTCGACTATCCCGAAAAAGGCTCTTCTGCATCTTCTCCCGGCTCTTAAAGAAAACAACCTTGATTTCTATGGTTTTATCAGACCGGAAAAGTGGGTTGCGGATCAATCAGACATGCTTGCGGATAATGGATGCCTCATGCTGCAGCTTGGAGCTGAAAGCGGGAGTCACTCCCTGCTTGACAGATTCAACAAGGGAATTGATCCAGAGACTTCACTGGAAGTGATAAGGAGCTGCGCTGGATCAGGGATACGAACTTACGTGTATATGCTTCTTGGACTCCCCGGAGAGACTTTCGAAGATCTTAACGCTTCTGTCAGTTTCCTTCAGGAGGCTGGGAATTCAATCGATTTCATTAACTTCTCCATATTCAATCTACCCACTAACTGCGAATTATCAGACAGAGCCGATGAATTCGGAATTGAACTGGTTTATGATAACGCTTCTGAAGAAGTGATAAGGCTTTATATGCCCTTTCTTCATGAAGAGCGAAATCCAAGAATCATGGCAAGAGATTATATAACTGAAGAGTTCAGTCGGCTCCCTTCGATTTCCGAAGCGCTCCTCCGCACCCCAAAATGGTTCAGAACATCCCATTTCCCGCTGATTGAAATCCCGGGACGTATCTCTCATGAAGCCGGATCGGAATGA
- a CDS encoding TIGR00341 family protein, with product MAVRLIEVFLPADRLELARSSVSSLDTISIWWEKLSVEQAQLHILAEADQSEEITDKLRSALADSGEELRIVSLPVVSSIPAPEETPDEKKVSSSSPRRKIHRVSREELYSDVNEMTKTSWPNIIMTMLSAVVCAIGLARNNIAVIIGAMVIAPLLGPNVGLSLAVTIGDLGLGIRALRENTIRIGAAFAFAVIAGMVFNIDSSSSEIVSRTFIGTSDVVIALAAGAAGALALSTGAPATLIGVMVAAALMPPLVVAGLLGAMGDISGALRAGQLLAVNLISINLAGVVTFLAVGIRPDSEDDAGRARKTATVAVVVWVLLLTVLTFLIVTGE from the coding sequence ATGGCAGTACGTCTGATAGAAGTATTCCTGCCTGCTGATCGGCTGGAACTGGCCCGATCATCAGTCAGCAGTCTTGATACTATCTCAATCTGGTGGGAGAAGCTTTCCGTTGAACAGGCGCAGCTTCATATCCTTGCGGAAGCTGATCAAAGTGAAGAAATAACGGACAAACTGAGATCGGCGCTTGCTGATTCCGGTGAGGAACTGAGGATTGTCTCTCTGCCTGTGGTTTCATCTATCCCGGCTCCTGAGGAGACTCCGGATGAGAAAAAGGTTTCCAGCAGTTCACCACGCAGGAAAATTCACAGGGTAAGCAGGGAAGAACTCTACTCGGATGTAAACGAGATGACAAAGACCTCATGGCCAAATATCATCATGACAATGCTTTCAGCGGTCGTATGCGCTATAGGTCTTGCCAGGAATAATATCGCAGTGATTATAGGCGCTATGGTCATAGCGCCGCTGCTTGGACCCAATGTCGGCCTTTCCCTGGCTGTGACAATCGGGGATCTGGGGCTCGGAATCAGAGCCCTCAGAGAGAACACAATCCGGATCGGAGCTGCATTTGCTTTCGCTGTGATTGCAGGGATGGTGTTCAACATTGATTCATCATCTTCCGAGATAGTTTCTCGTACTTTCATCGGCACATCAGATGTGGTTATAGCTCTGGCAGCAGGAGCTGCCGGAGCTCTCGCTCTCAGCACGGGCGCTCCCGCAACATTAATAGGAGTAATGGTTGCCGCCGCGCTGATGCCTCCACTTGTTGTGGCAGGTCTTCTTGGCGCGATGGGTGATATCAGTGGTGCTCTTCGTGCGGGTCAGCTGCTTGCTGTGAACCTCATTTCGATCAATCTCGCGGGAGTGGTGACGTTCCTGGCAGTCGGAATTCGGCCTGATTCGGAAGATGATGCCGGAAGAGCCAGAAAAACAGCAACTGTCGCTGTAGTCGTCTGGGTGCTTCTTCTGACTGTATTAACCTTTCTGATTGTTACAGGAGAATAA